A window of Pyrobaculum aerophilum str. IM2 contains these coding sequences:
- a CDS encoding PaRep2b protein, with amino-acid sequence MAKNFVHRHAAVERRPLGLNGRMPKAVICFKLGGEEVAHISTNWIGRALQAQFVSSREDVKRLAAVIKAFGDLAGDKPIGAGWAVKLYADGKKPISEDRSKQGNIETSPNAAEFASAEYSVNCRGGYIDQWRRGKPKAQYSST; translated from the coding sequence ATGGCGAAAAACTTTGTTCACAGACACGCCGCCGTGGAGAGGAGGCCGCTGGGCTTAAACGGCAGAATGCCAAAGGCTGTCATCTGCTTTAAGCTGGGCGGGGAGGAGGTGGCGCACATAAGCACGAATTGGATTGGCAGGGCGTTACAAGCTCAATTCGTTAGCTCCCGTGAAGACGTCAAGCGCCTGGCCGCTGTAATCAAGGCGTTTGGAGACTTGGCGGGGGATAAACCGATAGGCGCTGGATGGGCAGTTAAGCTCTACGCTGACGGCAAGAAGCCTATCAGCGAAGACAGATCTAAACAGGGGAACATAGAGACAAGTCCCAACGCCGCCGAATTCGCCAGCGCGGAGTATTCAGTTAATTGTAGAGGCGGCTATATAGACCAATGGAGAAGGGGAAAGCCTAAAGCTCAGTATAGCTCTACGTAA